A stretch of DNA from Scomber scombrus chromosome 9, fScoSco1.1, whole genome shotgun sequence:
ACAGAGACATTTAATAGATGTTTGCCACATGATCATGTACCAgaattttacagtgtttttctaATGAGTCTTCTGTTTTttggggaggggagggtgggaggggaATCTCCTTTTTTCAGTTGTCtgttgttggaaaaaaaatggGACCAAAAAAGTGGGTCACATAAATTTATCTCATGCACTGGACTAGCCGACACTGGTAGAAAGAAGCCTTTTTTTCTATTGCACTGGACAGCGTTACCATGGATCTTTAAATCAGAGATCTAAAGATTCATTTCAATCTGGTTTTGAGCCATATTTAGTCCACTGAATTCCAATAGCACTGAAATAGTtgtgataaaagaaaatatgaaactatttgatatttgcttttttgctaGATGCCcaataatgtgtaatattttatgCACTCTCTTCCTCAGGACAGGATTGGAGTGCCATATGTGCATGATGATTGTCACAATTTGTACAGGCTGGTTAACCGGTCTGATGTTAAGGCCCTTCAGGTTTACTGTGGGTGGGGCTGCTTAATGTGCATAATGTACATGTGCTAGAGCCTGGGCAGAGCCAGCACACTCATTAAGGTTTAGGATTAGACAGGATAGATGTCCTTGGACCTCACTCAGAGCAGAACTGGCTGAACTATGTTCTGtcacacacttttttaaaactccaaCTGGAAACTCTTTGTAACAAACTGGAAGATCTACAGGTTTGAATGGTTTCTATTCATTATAGACCAGAAAGCTGAGCCTGTTTTAAATTCACTtgtgttatgttttttatgacattgttgttgttgatgttcaaTTAGCATATCACAGAGTTTGTTTCAGTTGGCAAAGGtcagctctctctcttctgtaaCTCATGCTTTGTATTTACCCTGTAACATTAGGGACACTTTTAACTTTGACCCTTCTTTATCTTGATTTATCTGTATTAACTAGCATTACTAACCGATTTCAGTTTAAATCATAGATAATGCACATGGATtagaaaagatttattttgtctttagcTGTTTATTGGTGGGCTATGCTCGTAGTGCATTGAAGAGCTTTAAATACAGTGGGTATGACACTTTGCCGTGTTCTGaccttttctttgtgtgtccGACTTTGCAGAAGCgtttacatttacacaacacAGAATGAAGGATTGATTTCTGCACTTGTTGTTGTGACCTTCGTGTCCAAACCAACTGCACTTGATTGATGTGTCATTCGTGTCATACAGGCTGACTTTATGGATGttcatcagttttatttttggatCCCTATTCGCACAGTCTGGAGAGCTGGTGAGGGTAATGCTTTTACCCACTTAGTGATGCACAGACATCCTTTGACAGCAGCATacacacagatttttctttcttttttttttgctccaaaGCTCTCAATTAgactctttctatctctctctctctctctctctctctctctctctctctctctctctctctctaaccccATTTGAGCAGAGCAATCCAGTGCCCTCTGAGCCACGTATGTATTAGCAAGAGATTCACTTCATTTTTGGGAAATGGAGTAACAGAGAACACAGTGTTCACAGTGGAGGGTCAGAGAGCGGTCATCATGTTGCAGCCACCAAACCTTTTTCACAGGCTCAATATTTTTGAGCTGccactaacaattatttttatgattGATTATTCCGCAGCTTATTTTCTCCATGAATAGATTGTTTGTCCAGTCTATAAGATGTCAACAAATAGTGAAATaacaaaccaaaaccaaaagattTGTTCACGATattaaacacagaaaagcagccGATTCTCATGTTGGAGAAGCTTCAACCAGctaatttttttgtttgattaaacACCAAAAATGGTTAAAGGATTGATTGATTGCGATAGATTCATCTTCTGtcgatcaattaatcaattaactgacACTTTGTCTCAGTCCTacagtattgtgtgtatttattccAGTTTGGGTTAGTCTGGTGTCTCAGTGTTCACTaacatgattatttttaaactgaGCCAATTTATCTGTTGTTATAAAGATGCATTTCCtcatattatttgtttttttaccaatAACATCACCCATCAAAGTTTCCACACTGTTATCAACCTGTTCTTTATTGTCTCTGAAACAGTTACAGTTTTGACTCAAGACAAAAGTAAGGCACTGCCCACCAAAACAGTTCATTtgtcagagaaaataaaaacattatcaaaaatataacacactcttaaaaaataaatatgtcacAATACAATCTGTATTAACTCCTACGGTCCAGCCTTAGTGGTCAATAATTTGCATAGACAATGttatacatttttgaaataaacatataaaaataaggacctttttatttgtaatacTCTATTGTCCTTGGTGAGGACATTTATAAAGTGTAACATGTCACTAAATGCAATATCATATATACTCATTATTatcaatatattattatatatatttattcccAGATAGCTTTTATAattattcatataatatattcTGCATGCAATTCTTTCAAACAAATTCATAATGCCAACTTATAGCTATTAAAATCTGAAATATAAAgactatatttaaaatattaaaaatctaaAGAGTGTAATAATCATATCCTGATAATGTCGCTAATCTGTATTTTATCAAAGTGCAGAACAAACTTTctaaaaagattaaattaagCAGATGTTCATAgcttgtgtttaaatgttaatcacaatcattttaatttctgtCACGTCTCCCAGAGAGTGTTTAtgttacacactcacacactatgACTTAGACTGTGTCAGCACTGAACATTAGTGTTTTCAGGATGACAGGGCCGTCAATCACAGTGTGAGGATGGTCGGGGAGTGCAGGGAGTGGTCTGATTGGtcgccactgctgctgctgcggcgaTGAGCTACCCCACACGGCTGTGGGGCTTGAGAATGGTGGACATTTCCCTGATGTGATGTAGCGTGGGATGTGGTGGAGGCACTGGTAGAGGGGTAGGTGAAAATCATACCAGCGGTGAAGGGAGTGAGTGAGGGAGTGGATATGAGAACTGGAGTGTGGAGCGACTCTGCCTCAAAGACAACAGCAGAAGCAGACGATGTCACAGGCTTGGTAGGGATAGTGATTTTTGGTTTCGGCTTCTCCATCTTTGCTGGCAGTGTTCTTGATGGTCCAGGCCTGCTGGAGTCCCGCGGCTCCATTTTGATGCCCACTAAAGTGGACAGTGCTGGGTTTGGGTCAGAATCGGAGTCAGAGTCCTCTCTTTTACAGATGGGACGGTGAGCCTCCAGTACCAGCTcaagcttttctttctctttctgtaaaTTAGCAATTTCCTTCTGTAAAACGGACTTTTCGTCCTCCAGCTGGTCAGTCTCCTGCATCAGAAGgaagcagaggaaaaacaaacataatgtaaGAATCCTCTCATGCCCTGATTGAGATATTGTATCTCAAACATCAGAGATATGACATTTTTTACAATGTAAACTCACACTTTGAAGTGTCTCGGTCAGCTCCCGACGGCGATTGCGACATTTTGCTGCCGCCAGTTTATTCCGCTCTCTTCTTATTCTTCGTCTCTCCGCCTCTTCGCGAGACAACtgatgagaaagaggagaagaagagaataAGGTTATtgaacaaaattaaatgaaagagtcAAAATTAAATGTTGGATTATGTAACCTTCTTGCTTTGGGCAAACAACACACGTCAATACATAAAATGTACAGAGAAACGTGTTAGGAGTCCACCATTGGCAACATGACAGAGGAGAAATACTACCACCATGTGTGTGCTCTTAGTCATCACAGTCATGGCGGCTGAATAATTTGGAAATGTTGGAGCTTTTGTCCCTTTGTGACACCCTAACTCTGACTACACCCAGCGCCCTACTGAATAATTACTGTTGATCCAATGTTTCCCGCCCTTTCAGGTTAATGAGTCACCCTCAGACCCTCTGGGTGAGTCAGGTGTGAGTCATATAACATGACTTGCCCCTGTGAGTCACATGACAGTCTACTTCCTGTACCATGAAATTACAACTCCAAGAACAAAACTGTGACGGGGGATATGTGCCAATGCATGCCCGAggaagcaaaagagaaaaaaaagtatattgtggttgtgatgaaaatgatgatggttTTGATAAGGATACAGTTGTAGTGAGTGGGGTCATCATAACATAATCGCTATCTTGTTTGACATGTAACATTGCTCTGCTAACAAAAAGCAGATCTTTGCAAACAGTGTGTCACAGGTGATCATTTAACTGAGTCAACATTGACTAAAAGTAAACAGCATCAAAGAACATAAACAGTGTGCACTTGCTTCTAGAGACTgaaatttccctttttaattatCTAAGAATGGAAagattatttaaataatgtattatgGAACATTTAAGTAATCTTCCTATTTCTAAATAGGTTAAAGTTGATGAGCGAATCTAAAGGAAATTGTGTCACAGAGCATTACAGGATATTACACACTTGTTGCATAGACATGATTGAGCCACTTTCCGCACCTAACTATTTATCCCACTAGGAAACATATCAATCATAAGAGGACTcctgtcattttcttttatgttgCCAACTCTCACTTTCCAAACAAACCTA
This window harbors:
- the fosl1a gene encoding fos-related antigen 1a; protein product: MFRNFGSHGRDNPAYTGGAPGSNTVSLGSTSTSTTQQEQKFTMAGSQFVPSLNAITTNQDLQWLVQPSLMHPPGPSQSPIPPYPSLSGARPLGPPPSQSHFLRPGVIRAAANTTLSTKRRSDDHVRNPYISLSREEAERRRIRRERNKLAAAKCRNRRRELTETLQSETDQLEDEKSVLQKEIANLQKEKEKLELVLEAHRPICKREDSDSDSDPNPALSTLVGIKMEPRDSSRPGPSRTLPAKMEKPKPKITIPTKPVTSSASAVVFEAESLHTPVLISTPSLTPFTAGMIFTYPSTSASTTSHATSHQGNVHHSQAPQPCGVAHRRSSSSGDQSDHSLHSPTILTL